One Paenibacillus sp. FSL W8-0186 genomic window carries:
- a CDS encoding response regulator gives MKILIVDDESVIREGIMRTIQRAYPHYDVYLAANPEEAVQLLRSHPIDAVLTDILMPGMTGLELMQLSRRGYPHIKWVIISAYSEFNYAKEAIKLGAVDYLLKPIGKDLLRDMIDKLKELIDQEAEKARESKLLRANLKFLREAMFQRWASGLDIGGMDMTAVIANHPRFQLIMVKMESDRAVHLEHFIIDNVLSELTTQYGRGFVTTYDAKSLLGLITVDEDKSLESLLEELRSYLKRYLRVPFQIMHSGMLHDFSKVPGEVQRMHHDSASHEFEYYATGGNEIIEVAIQYIRAYYNTDLSLEKVASIVYLNPVYFSQVFKQKTGYGFKEYVIHLRMEQAKQLLLNPQLKLADISERIGYQDVKHFTQVFRRKYNATPTEYRQEHRAHTHKACP, from the coding sequence ATGAAAATTCTAATTGTGGATGACGAATCGGTGATCCGGGAAGGGATCATGCGCACCATTCAGAGAGCTTATCCGCATTATGATGTTTATCTGGCTGCCAATCCGGAGGAGGCGGTGCAACTGCTGCGCAGCCATCCGATCGATGCGGTGCTGACCGATATTTTGATGCCGGGCATGACGGGGCTGGAATTGATGCAGCTATCGAGGCGCGGCTATCCGCACATAAAATGGGTCATTATTTCCGCATATTCAGAATTCAATTACGCCAAAGAAGCCATCAAGCTCGGGGCGGTCGATTACCTGCTTAAGCCGATCGGCAAAGATCTGCTGCGGGATATGATTGATAAGCTGAAGGAGCTTATCGATCAAGAAGCGGAAAAAGCGCGGGAATCGAAGCTGCTGCGGGCGAATTTGAAATTTCTGAGAGAAGCCATGTTTCAGCGCTGGGCTTCCGGTCTTGACATTGGAGGGATGGATATGACTGCTGTAATCGCTAATCACCCGCGGTTTCAATTGATCATGGTCAAGATGGAAAGTGACCGGGCCGTTCATTTGGAGCATTTTATTATTGATAATGTACTGTCCGAATTAACGACGCAGTATGGACGGGGCTTCGTGACAACCTATGATGCCAAGAGCCTGCTCGGCCTAATCACGGTTGATGAAGACAAATCGCTGGAGAGTCTGCTTGAGGAGCTGCGCAGTTACTTAAAGCGATATTTGCGAGTGCCCTTTCAAATTATGCACAGCGGGATGCTGCATGATTTCAGCAAGGTCCCCGGCGAGGTGCAGAGAATGCATCACGATTCGGCGAGCCATGAATTCGAATATTACGCGACTGGAGGCAACGAGATTATCGAGGTGGCGATCCAATACATTCGGGCCTATTACAATACCGACCTGTCGCTGGAGAAGGTAGCCTCGATTGTCTATTTGAACCCTGTCTATTTCAGCCAAGTATTTAAGCAGAAGACAGGTTACGGCTTCAAGGAATACGTCATCCATCTGCGCATGGAGCAGGCGAAGCAACTGCTGCTCAACCCGCAGCTGAAGCTGGCCGATATTTCCGAACGGATCGGTTACCAGGACGTTAAGCATTTTACACAGGTCTTCCGCAGAAAATATAACGCCACACCGACAGAATACAGACAGGAGCACCGCGCCCACACACATAAAGCGTGTCCGTGA
- a CDS encoding sensor histidine kinase: protein MTVILILVSFLYYTRALAIIHSKISDIAEKNISQTAGLFDLMLEGYNSVTKSLNGNYELTRLLQETSSNPAVSVINERSITNIIGAAFYSRKEIVGIHIITNGGKVYSYEKQFAGVIDINYAQTDWYSKLQASKGNMVWLGLYSGSPINTMQQDTVFVFGRQLYDLMDYKSIGVIVIETDPAPITEALSNVSISPGTRVFITGMDDQLIASKGQQGAGATGFSQLPKPSQDQAIIVDDTSDQLIVAASTALADWTIYGITPKSDFNSEINQTRLYLFVVVLALIIVSTMLASIVSRTIASPLKLLIREMKKVELGNFSGSVNVNSFEEINSLVSSFNRMVQRMDELIKRIKLSSVSEKNAQLQALQSQVNPHFLYNTLDMIYWMLDEKGNERLSRVILSLSQMFRYSSNWEEASQTTLRQELEQIRHYLTIIGSRLNDRVQTEIDVDENWLDVVLPKMTIQPIIENAVKYGLEPLGTPCKLQVHAERHYHQLHIKIIDDGLGMDEATLDQIQANLRKRPSLALEPVSRPRRGIGLHNVHARIGMMFGENYGLSVESRQGEGTTVTIIVPIPIALQGGRRDENSNCG from the coding sequence ATGACCGTGATCCTTATTTTGGTCAGCTTCCTGTACTATACGCGCGCACTCGCGATTATCCATTCGAAAATCAGCGACATTGCGGAGAAGAATATTTCGCAAACTGCCGGGTTGTTCGATCTGATGCTTGAGGGTTATAACAGCGTCACCAAATCGCTGAACGGCAACTATGAACTCACGCGCCTGCTGCAGGAGACGTCCAGCAATCCGGCCGTATCGGTCATCAACGAGCGCTCCATTACGAACATTATCGGGGCGGCCTTCTATTCCCGGAAGGAAATCGTAGGCATCCACATCATTACGAACGGCGGCAAAGTATACAGCTACGAAAAGCAGTTTGCGGGCGTCATCGATATCAATTATGCGCAGACCGATTGGTACAGCAAATTACAAGCGTCCAAGGGCAACATGGTCTGGCTTGGGCTGTACTCCGGCTCCCCCATAAATACAATGCAGCAGGATACGGTCTTCGTATTCGGGCGGCAGCTCTATGACTTGATGGATTACAAATCCATCGGCGTGATTGTGATCGAGACCGATCCTGCCCCGATTACCGAAGCGCTGTCTAACGTGAGCATCAGTCCCGGCACCCGGGTGTTCATTACGGGGATGGATGATCAGCTTATTGCCAGCAAAGGACAGCAGGGGGCAGGCGCGACGGGATTCTCTCAGCTGCCCAAACCGTCGCAGGATCAGGCCATTATTGTGGATGACACCTCTGACCAGCTGATCGTAGCCGCCAGTACGGCGCTCGCCGATTGGACGATATACGGGATTACACCCAAAAGCGATTTCAACTCGGAAATCAACCAGACCCGCCTGTACTTGTTCGTCGTCGTATTGGCTCTGATTATCGTCTCTACAATGCTGGCCTCCATTGTGTCCAGGACGATTGCATCTCCGCTCAAGCTGCTCATACGGGAAATGAAAAAAGTAGAGCTGGGCAATTTCAGTGGCTCCGTGAACGTCAATTCGTTCGAGGAAATCAACAGCCTGGTCTCCTCCTTCAACCGGATGGTGCAGCGTATGGATGAGCTGATCAAGCGGATCAAGCTGTCCTCGGTCAGCGAGAAGAACGCCCAGCTGCAGGCGCTGCAGTCGCAGGTGAATCCGCATTTTCTATACAACACGCTGGACATGATTTACTGGATGCTTGATGAGAAGGGCAATGAAAGGCTGAGCCGCGTCATTTTGTCCCTGTCGCAGATGTTCCGCTACAGCAGCAATTGGGAGGAGGCCTCCCAGACGACGCTGCGGCAGGAGCTGGAGCAAATTCGCCACTATTTGACGATTATCGGGAGCCGTCTCAATGACCGTGTGCAGACGGAAATCGATGTGGATGAGAACTGGCTCGACGTTGTGCTGCCGAAAATGACCATTCAGCCAATCATCGAAAATGCGGTGAAATACGGTCTGGAACCACTTGGCACTCCGTGTAAGCTCCAGGTGCATGCAGAGCGGCACTACCATCAGCTGCATATCAAAATCATCGATGACGGCCTGGGCATGGATGAAGCTACGCTTGACCAGATTCAGGCGAATTTGCGTAAACGGCCAAGCTTGGCCCTCGAACCGGTAAGCCGGCCGCGGCGGGGAATCGGGCTGCATAATGTGCATGCCAGAATCGGCATGATGTTCGGCGAGAACTATGGATTAAGCGTGGAGAGCCGGCAGGGCGAAGGGACGACGGTAACCATTATCGTACCGATACCGATAGCGCTACAAGGAGGACGTAGGGATGAAAATTCTAATTGTGGATGA
- a CDS encoding carbohydrate ABC transporter permease, whose protein sequence is MNTPGALAVRNETSVPRRNRFSVTKGIVIAFLSLLVVTQVYPLLWLLLYSFKSNEEILSGSFFALPGSPQWINYSSALAGGRYFRYLWNSFFVTSITMISVILLSSLAAFAISRFRWKYGQAVMLVFLVGMMIPMQATLLPLMLIFKNMHILNTHLSIIFPYIAFSTPISVFILNGFMRTIPHEIEESAIMDGASVFRVYLNILLPVSVPPIMTVCILTFINIWNEYILAATFISAESLKTLPFGVNSFVSQYSVNYGAIGAFLVLGALPVIVIYFMLADKITQGMVAGAVKG, encoded by the coding sequence ATGAATACACCGGGTGCCCTGGCCGTTCGGAACGAAACCTCCGTACCGAGACGCAACCGATTTTCTGTTACGAAAGGAATCGTTATCGCATTCCTCTCGCTGCTCGTCGTGACACAGGTATACCCGCTGCTCTGGCTGCTGCTGTACTCCTTCAAAAGCAATGAGGAAATATTGTCCGGCAGCTTCTTCGCTCTCCCTGGTTCACCGCAGTGGATCAATTACAGCTCGGCTCTGGCCGGCGGGAGGTATTTCCGCTATCTATGGAACAGCTTCTTCGTCACTTCAATCACGATGATCAGCGTGATCCTTCTCAGCTCGCTCGCCGCCTTTGCGATCAGCCGTTTCCGCTGGAAATACGGCCAGGCGGTCATGCTTGTCTTTCTGGTCGGCATGATGATTCCGATGCAGGCTACACTGCTGCCGCTGATGCTTATTTTCAAAAACATGCATATACTCAACACGCATTTATCGATCATCTTTCCATACATCGCTTTTTCGACGCCGATTTCCGTGTTCATCCTGAACGGATTCATGAGGACGATCCCGCATGAAATCGAAGAGTCGGCGATTATGGACGGGGCCAGCGTGTTCCGCGTATATCTCAACATTTTGCTGCCGGTTTCCGTGCCGCCAATCATGACGGTATGCATTCTGACGTTTATCAACATTTGGAACGAATACATTCTGGCCGCCACATTCATTTCCGCCGAATCGCTAAAAACACTGCCGTTTGGCGTGAACAGCTTCGTCAGCCAGTATTCGGTTAATTATGGGGCGATCGGGGCTTTTCTCGTGCTCGGCGCGCTTCCTGTCATCGTCATCTATTTTATGCTAGCGGATAAAATTACCCAGGGCATGGTAGCTGGTGCCGTTAAGGGCTGA
- a CDS encoding sugar ABC transporter permease encodes MNVLKVSRLTITLFVLPCLLIYCSMVFIPILVSLYSGLLDWNGIGEATFVGLKNFSNLFFNDPVFWPSVRRTLMFAVFSMAEIPLALLVAILLRRFIKRPNFLVSSYFLPVILSVVVVGQLWKTIYNPASMGGMLNQVLIAAGLESWTRPWLTDPAVAMYALYFVALWQYLGYHTLIQFTGISNIPGELYEAARIDGAEGFKADRHITFPLIIPIFKISIVLAFIGSLQAFDMVMVMTAGGPAHATDVISTHMYNMSFLSMKYGYGSAIAAFLVAVCLIATLIINLVFNSLEKRFS; translated from the coding sequence ATGAATGTTCTTAAGGTTTCCCGCCTTACGATTACCCTGTTCGTACTGCCTTGCCTGCTCATTTATTGCAGCATGGTGTTCATCCCGATTCTCGTCTCGCTGTATAGCGGGCTGCTGGATTGGAACGGAATCGGCGAGGCGACATTTGTTGGATTGAAGAATTTCAGCAATTTATTTTTTAATGATCCCGTATTTTGGCCATCCGTACGGAGGACGCTGATGTTCGCCGTGTTCTCCATGGCGGAAATTCCGCTGGCTTTGCTCGTCGCTATTTTGCTGCGGAGATTCATCAAACGGCCCAATTTTCTGGTGTCGAGCTATTTTCTGCCGGTCATCCTGTCCGTCGTTGTCGTCGGCCAGCTGTGGAAGACCATTTACAACCCGGCCTCCATGGGCGGCATGCTGAATCAGGTTCTGATCGCCGCAGGGCTGGAATCGTGGACAAGGCCTTGGCTGACCGATCCGGCGGTCGCCATGTATGCTCTTTATTTTGTCGCTCTATGGCAGTACCTCGGGTATCATACCCTGATTCAGTTTACGGGAATATCCAATATTCCGGGCGAGCTTTACGAGGCAGCGCGGATCGACGGCGCCGAAGGCTTCAAGGCCGACCGCCACATCACGTTCCCGCTCATTATCCCGATTTTTAAAATATCCATCGTGCTGGCCTTCATCGGCTCGCTTCAGGCGTTCGATATGGTCATGGTCATGACGGCCGGGGGTCCGGCCCATGCCACCGATGTGATTTCTACCCATATGTACAATATGTCATTTTTATCGATGAAATACGGGTACGGCAGCGCGATTGCCGCATTTCTCGTCGCAGTTTGCCTGATCGCCACGCTGATCATCAACCTCGTTTTCAATTCACTAGAGAAACGGTTCTCGTAA
- a CDS encoding extracellular solute-binding protein: protein MISLALASTLLLGLAACGGGAKETQGNAGSIETGGAEAKAPDKKITITFQNIFPDPTDPKHQIMNKLVKQYEAENPNIKIELDSLNTDQQKLKLKTQAASKEVPDITVVNPAAQMKPFVEANLFAPLNDMLEVNGLKDTFQEGLLDWYSFDGSIYALPDGNNIGVVYYNKELFEQAGVEVPGTFEEMLEVVKALKSKGITPIAIGEKDTWTGSFLFMNMLLRTNGPGFLSDVLENKKTFEDPAFIEAVDAFQSLVAAGAFQEGATSFDYNAGENLFKTGKTAMYYMGSWATGGIETSSVDGKVGVFKFPTINGKGDPNEFMLAPGSAFAISADSKHLQETKDFLNYFMLNFPKETFEAKGAVGIGQIVEGDFKAAGYSDMAMEVLDLFKEVKGGDLAFDNTMNPGTAQAHLSSIQNLFVQNKDSAEVAKEHQTAYEANNN, encoded by the coding sequence ATGATAAGCCTTGCGCTGGCATCGACCTTGCTGCTTGGCCTTGCGGCCTGCGGGGGCGGAGCCAAAGAAACCCAAGGCAATGCGGGCAGCATCGAGACAGGCGGGGCGGAGGCTAAAGCTCCGGATAAAAAAATCACGATTACATTTCAAAATATTTTTCCAGATCCCACCGATCCTAAGCATCAGATCATGAATAAGCTCGTAAAGCAATACGAAGCAGAAAATCCGAATATCAAGATCGAGCTCGATTCGCTTAACACGGACCAGCAGAAATTGAAGCTGAAGACGCAGGCTGCCTCCAAAGAGGTTCCGGACATTACCGTGGTCAATCCTGCGGCGCAAATGAAGCCTTTTGTGGAAGCGAATCTGTTTGCCCCGCTCAATGATATGCTCGAAGTGAACGGGCTCAAGGATACGTTCCAGGAGGGCTTGCTCGACTGGTACAGCTTTGACGGCAGCATTTATGCATTGCCGGACGGAAACAACATTGGGGTTGTGTATTACAATAAGGAGCTGTTTGAACAAGCGGGGGTTGAGGTGCCGGGGACATTCGAAGAAATGCTCGAAGTAGTGAAAGCGCTTAAGTCGAAGGGGATTACGCCGATTGCCATCGGCGAGAAGGACACATGGACGGGATCATTCCTGTTCATGAACATGCTCTTGCGCACGAACGGGCCGGGCTTCCTGAGCGATGTGCTGGAGAATAAGAAGACCTTCGAGGATCCGGCGTTCATTGAAGCTGTCGACGCATTCCAGAGCCTGGTCGCGGCAGGCGCGTTCCAGGAAGGAGCTACCTCCTTCGATTACAATGCCGGGGAGAATTTATTCAAGACAGGCAAGACAGCCATGTACTATATGGGGTCCTGGGCAACGGGCGGAATTGAAACATCATCTGTAGATGGCAAAGTCGGCGTATTCAAATTCCCGACGATCAACGGCAAAGGCGATCCGAACGAATTCATGCTGGCACCGGGCAGCGCGTTCGCGATCTCGGCCGACAGCAAGCATTTGCAGGAGACGAAGGATTTCCTGAACTACTTCATGCTGAATTTCCCGAAAGAGACGTTTGAAGCGAAAGGCGCGGTGGGCATCGGGCAGATTGTAGAGGGGGACTTTAAGGCCGCCGGATATTCCGATATGGCCATGGAAGTGCTTGATCTGTTCAAAGAAGTTAAAGGCGGCGATCTGGCGTTCGACAATACGATGAATCCGGGCACGGCGCAAGCTCACTTGAGCAGCATCCAGAACCTGTTCGTACAGAATAAGGATTCTGCCGAGGTGGCCAAAGAGCATCAGACGGCGTATGAGGCAAACAATAATTAA
- a CDS encoding pyrimidine-nucleoside phosphorylase, whose protein sequence is MRMVDLIEKKRDGHELTTEEINFIIEGYTRGEIPDYQVSALAMAIYFKDMSERERADLTMAMAHSGDMIDLSAIEGVKVDKHSTGGVGDTTTLILAPLVAALDIPVAKMSGRGLGHTGGTTDKLEAIPGFHVELAKEEFVKLVNEHKIAVVGQSGNLTPADKKLYALRDVTATVDSIPLIASSIMSKKIASGSDAIVLDVKTGAGAFMKTVEDAKELAHAMVSIGNNVGRRTMAVISDMSQPLGKAIGNALEVREAIDTLRGTGPKDLEELCLALGRQMVFLAGKAASLEEAEEKLREVIRSGKALEKFKEFIANQGGDASIVDDPEKLPTAAYRIEVPAKKDGVVASIVADEIGTAAMLLGAGRATKESEIDLAVGLMLNKKIGDKVAAGESLVTIHANRENVEEVIEKIYANITIAEQATAPALIHGFVTE, encoded by the coding sequence ATGAGAATGGTGGATTTGATTGAGAAGAAACGCGACGGGCACGAGCTTACGACCGAGGAAATCAATTTCATTATCGAAGGTTATACGCGAGGCGAAATTCCTGATTATCAGGTAAGCGCGCTAGCCATGGCGATCTATTTCAAGGATATGAGCGAGCGCGAACGGGCCGACTTAACGATGGCGATGGCCCATTCCGGCGATATGATCGACCTGTCGGCGATCGAAGGAGTGAAGGTAGACAAGCATTCCACCGGGGGAGTTGGCGATACGACGACGCTAATTCTTGCACCGCTGGTCGCTGCGCTGGATATCCCCGTAGCCAAAATGTCGGGACGGGGGCTGGGCCATACGGGCGGCACGACCGACAAGCTGGAGGCGATTCCGGGCTTCCATGTCGAACTGGCCAAGGAGGAGTTCGTGAAGCTCGTCAACGAGCATAAAATCGCGGTCGTCGGCCAGAGCGGCAACTTGACGCCGGCGGATAAGAAGCTTTACGCGCTGCGGGATGTGACGGCTACAGTCGATTCAATTCCGCTGATCGCCAGCTCGATTATGAGCAAGAAAATCGCCTCCGGTTCGGATGCGATCGTCCTGGACGTGAAGACGGGTGCGGGCGCCTTTATGAAGACCGTAGAGGACGCCAAGGAGCTTGCGCATGCCATGGTCAGCATCGGCAACAATGTTGGCCGCAGAACTATGGCGGTCATTTCCGACATGAGCCAGCCGCTAGGTAAGGCAATCGGCAATGCCTTGGAGGTCCGTGAGGCGATCGACACCTTGCGCGGCACCGGGCCGAAAGACTTGGAGGAGCTCTGCCTGGCCCTTGGCCGCCAGATGGTCTTCCTGGCAGGCAAGGCAGCTTCGCTGGAGGAAGCGGAGGAGAAGCTGCGGGAGGTTATCCGCAGCGGGAAAGCGCTGGAGAAATTCAAGGAATTCATTGCAAATCAGGGCGGAGACGCTTCGATCGTCGATGATCCTGAGAAGCTGCCAACGGCTGCATACCGGATTGAAGTGCCGGCGAAGAAAGACGGCGTTGTCGCCTCCATCGTCGCTGACGAGATCGGCACTGCGGCCATGCTCCTCGGAGCGGGCCGGGCGACGAAGGAGTCGGAAATCGATCTGGCAGTTGGCCTGATGCTCAACAAGAAAATCGGCGATAAGGTGGCGGCTGGCGAGTCCCTGGTGACGATTCATGCCAACCGCGAAAACGTCGAAGAAGTCATCGAGAAAATTTATGCGAATATTACGATTGCCGAGCAGGCGACAGCACCTGCGCTCATACACGGCTTTGTGACTGAGTAG
- the deoD gene encoding purine-nucleoside phosphorylase, with the protein MSVHIAAKQGDVADTILLPGDPLRAKYIAETYLSDVTCYNEVRGMLGFTGTYQGKRVSVQGTGMGIPSIGIYVHELIQEYGVKNLMRVGTCGAMQEHVHVREVILAQAACTDSSVNRHTFGGYDYSPIASFQLLKAAYERGAAKGLNMHVGNVFTSDVFYRDDKSVVKKLMEHGVLGVEMETTALYTIAAKFGVNALTILTVSDHLITGEETTAEERQTTFHDMMEVALETAVSL; encoded by the coding sequence ATGAGTGTACACATCGCAGCTAAGCAAGGAGACGTTGCGGATACGATTTTGCTGCCGGGCGATCCGCTGCGGGCAAAGTATATTGCCGAAACCTATTTAAGCGACGTGACTTGTTATAACGAAGTGCGCGGAATGCTTGGGTTTACAGGGACCTACCAAGGCAAGCGGGTGTCCGTGCAGGGCACCGGAATGGGGATTCCATCCATTGGAATATACGTTCATGAGCTGATTCAGGAATATGGGGTAAAAAACCTGATGCGCGTAGGTACTTGCGGGGCGATGCAGGAGCATGTTCATGTACGGGAGGTCATTCTCGCCCAGGCGGCGTGCACGGATTCCAGCGTAAACCGGCACACCTTCGGCGGTTATGATTACTCGCCGATTGCCAGCTTTCAACTGCTTAAGGCCGCCTATGAACGCGGAGCAGCCAAAGGGCTGAACATGCACGTCGGCAATGTCTTTACCTCCGATGTGTTCTACCGCGACGACAAGTCTGTCGTCAAGAAGCTGATGGAACACGGGGTGCTCGGCGTGGAAATGGAGACGACGGCGCTTTATACGATCGCAGCCAAGTTCGGCGTGAACGCGCTCACCATTCTTACCGTAAGCGATCATTTGATCACCGGAGAAGAGACGACGGCCGAAGAGCGCCAGACGACATTCCATGACATGATGGAGGTTGCTCTGGAGACTGCGGTTTCATTGTAG
- the deoB gene encoding phosphopentomutase: MAKFKRIHLIVLDSVGIGEAPDAAEFDDVGADTFGHIAEACGGLNMPNMAKLGLSNIKPVKGVPEADKPLAYYTKMQEASRGKDTMTGHWEIMGLYIDTPFRVFPDGFPEELIRRIEEKTGRKVIGNKPASGTEIIDELGEEHMKTGALIIYTSADSVLQIAAHEEVVPLKELYEICEFCREITLDDPYMLGRIIARPFVGEPGNFTRTSNRHDYALKPFGRTTMNELKDAGFDVIALGKISDIYDGEGVTKAVRTVSNMDGMDKLVETIKTPFSGLSFINLVDFDAVYGHRRNPKGYGQALEEYDARLPEVFELLQDDDLLIITADHGNDPTYKGTDHTREYVPLLVYSKSFAGEGQELPLRKTFADIGATVADNFGVKMPEHGVSFLADLK; encoded by the coding sequence ATGGCAAAATTCAAGAGAATCCATTTGATCGTACTGGACTCCGTCGGGATCGGTGAAGCGCCGGATGCGGCCGAATTCGACGACGTGGGCGCGGATACGTTTGGGCATATCGCCGAGGCCTGCGGCGGGCTTAACATGCCGAACATGGCGAAGCTTGGCTTGTCCAATATCAAGCCGGTCAAGGGAGTACCTGAGGCGGATAAACCGCTGGCCTACTATACCAAGATGCAGGAGGCCTCGCGAGGCAAAGATACGATGACTGGGCACTGGGAAATTATGGGGCTGTATATTGATACGCCGTTTCGCGTCTTCCCGGATGGTTTCCCGGAGGAGCTCATTCGCCGCATCGAAGAGAAGACGGGCCGCAAGGTCATTGGCAACAAGCCGGCCAGCGGGACGGAAATCATCGATGAACTGGGCGAAGAGCATATGAAGACGGGCGCGCTAATCATCTATACTTCCGCCGATTCCGTGCTGCAAATCGCCGCTCATGAAGAGGTAGTGCCGCTGAAGGAGCTGTACGAAATTTGCGAGTTCTGCCGCGAAATCACTTTAGACGATCCTTACATGCTTGGCCGGATTATCGCCCGTCCGTTTGTTGGCGAGCCGGGAAATTTCACGCGAACATCGAACCGGCACGACTATGCGCTCAAGCCGTTCGGCCGCACGACGATGAACGAGCTGAAGGACGCGGGCTTCGACGTGATCGCCCTCGGCAAGATCTCCGATATATACGACGGAGAAGGGGTGACCAAGGCGGTGCGTACGGTGTCCAATATGGATGGCATGGATAAATTGGTCGAGACGATCAAGACGCCATTTAGCGGGCTATCCTTTATAAACCTGGTGGACTTCGATGCCGTCTATGGTCATCGGCGCAATCCTAAGGGCTACGGCCAGGCGCTTGAGGAATACGATGCCCGCTTGCCTGAGGTGTTTGAGCTGCTGCAGGACGACGACCTGCTGATTATTACGGCGGATCACGGCAACGATCCGACCTATAAGGGAACGGATCATACACGCGAATACGTGCCGCTGCTGGTGTATTCGAAGTCTTTTGCCGGAGAAGGACAAGAGCTGCCGCTGCGCAAGACCTTTGCGGATATTGGGGCAACTGTGGCGGATAACTTTGGGGTAAAAATGCCGGAGCATGGAGTAAGCTTTCTGGCTGATTTGAAATAA
- the deoC gene encoding deoxyribose-phosphate aldolase, whose protein sequence is MSIAGMIDHTLLRSDATTEDIKKLTEDAKEYGFASVCVNPAWVAYSAEQLAGTKVKVCTVIGFPLGASTSKTKAYETADAIDSGATEVDMVINIGALKSGDDNTVLRDIQAVVDAAAGKALVKVIIETSLLSDEEKVTACRLAVQAGADFVKTSTGFQGGGATVEDIALMRRTVGPDVGVKASGGVRSLEDVKRMIEAGATRIGASSGVQIVKGEQGSSAY, encoded by the coding sequence ATGAGTATAGCTGGCATGATCGATCATACGCTGCTGCGGTCTGACGCGACGACAGAAGATATCAAGAAACTGACCGAAGATGCGAAGGAGTACGGATTCGCTTCCGTGTGCGTGAATCCGGCGTGGGTAGCCTATTCCGCCGAACAGCTTGCAGGTACGAAGGTAAAGGTGTGCACCGTCATCGGCTTCCCGCTTGGCGCCTCCACGTCGAAGACGAAGGCTTACGAGACGGCCGATGCGATTGACAGCGGCGCAACTGAGGTCGATATGGTCATCAATATCGGGGCGCTGAAGTCCGGGGATGACAACACCGTTCTTCGCGATATTCAGGCCGTCGTTGATGCGGCTGCGGGCAAGGCTTTGGTTAAAGTTATTATAGAGACATCTCTCCTATCGGATGAGGAAAAGGTAACAGCATGCAGACTGGCTGTGCAGGCCGGCGCTGACTTCGTGAAAACATCCACCGGTTTCCAAGGCGGAGGAGCGACAGTCGAGGATATCGCCTTGATGCGCCGGACCGTAGGTCCAGACGTAGGCGTAAAGGCCTCTGGCGGAGTCCGCAGCCTGGAAGATGTCAAACGGATGATTGAGGCCGGCGCGACCCGTATCGGCGCAAGCTCAGGGGTGCAGATCGTGAAGGGCGAGCAGGGCAGCAGCGCTTATTAA